The segment CGAAGGCGAGCGCGCCCTCTATCTTGAGCGATTGCGAACCCTGGCCGGCCAGCCACTGTCGCTCGACCTGTCCTACATCGTGGCCGACATCGGAATAGCACTCCTGGACGAGGACCTGCAGTCCCGCGATGTATTCGCACTCATCGAAGAGACCAGCGGTACCTCACTCGGCACGGCGGAGGTGACTGTGCACGCCGTCAACGCAGATGTGGCCACCGCAAGCACCCTGGAGATCGAGCCGGATGCGGCAGTGTTTCAGATCGACCGGCTCACTCGGCTCGCAGACTCCCGCCCCGTGGACCTGGAGTTGATCTATCTTCGCGGCGATCGAATCTCACTCAACAGTGTTCTACATCGCGCCGCTGGACCTGCGGCATCGACTCCGTGAGCGCGGAGAACTCCGTGAGCGCGGAGAACTCCGTGAGCGCGGGCGAAACCGCGTACGCGGCCTACGGAGGTACAACGCGTGACTGACCCTATTGTGGCGCTCGTTCTCCTGGCCAGTTTCGGACTGATTGCCGGCATCGGAATCACCGCGGTAGGACCCGGTGGCGTGCTCGCTACCGTGGGCCTGTTTCTGTTCACGGACCTGCCGCCAGCAACCGTGGCCGGAACAGCGATAGTCACCCACATCGCCACCGGCTCGCTTGGCACCTTCGCCTATTTCCGCTCGGGCCACCTGCGTGAGGCGAATACCCGTCGCATCGCCCTCATCCTCGCCGGCACAGCTTTGATCGGGACCCCCGTCGGCGTCCTGGTCAACTTCGTGGTGCCGTCGAAGCTGTTCGGCATCCTGCTTGGCCTATTCCTGACCTTCATCGCGGTACTCACCTGGCTCCGGCACCGGAACTCCAGTGCAGAGGCTCAGGGTCACCCGAGGCACTCCATGTCGCTGCTGATCGGCGGCGGCATTGCGGTTGCCGTCGCTAGTGGCATGTTCGGAGTCGGCGGCCCCCTGCTGACAGTGCCGCTGCTCGTCGCTATTGGCACTCCGATGCTCCCAGCTCTGGCGGCTGCGCAGGCGCAATCCGTGATCATCTCCGGAGTCGGCACCGTCGGCTACCTCAGCCAGGGATCCATCGACTGGCCACTGGCGATCGTTGTCGGCGTTCCGGAACTGTGCGGCGTATTGATCGGCTGGAAGATCGCGCGTGCGGTTTCGCCAGATCAGCTCAGACGAGTCATGATCGCCACCCTCTTGGCCGTCGTCCCGTTCCTTGCCTTCCACGGCTGAGCGACTCCGAACACCACAAGGCGACAGCGGTCCGTCATTTGACCATCGACTCGACGCCATGGCGGCGATCTCCGAGAACTCGTTCCGTGTTGCGCGCCTCCGATTTGGCCGAGTAGTTGTCGAGGCGTGTAGCTACGGCCGCGTCAATGTCCTCGGCGATGAGATCGCTGTTTATTGCGACGGCCGCCTGCACGCCGCTCGCTGCGGCGCCCATCACCTGGGCTCTGAGGTCGGCGACGTTACCGGCCACCCAGACGCCGGGAACCGTGGTAAGCCCATTAGGATCCGATTCCACGAAGCAACCCCCCATTGGATGGTCGGCGACCTGCAGGCCAAGGCCGGCCAGCAGATCTGCCCGTGCCATGAAGCGTGGTGCAACGGCGAGCGCCTGCACCGGGTGGGTGGACCCATCATCCAGCACGACGCCGGTCAGCACGTCATCCGCGACGTTCAGTGAGGCAACCTTTCCATCGACGACAGAGATTCCGCGTGCGGCGAGCTGCTCCCACTCGTCATCGTTCGGCTGAGGTGCGGTGTTGAGGAAAAGGGTGATGTTGTCGCTCCACTGCCGGAACATCTGCGCCTGATGCACGGCCATCGGCCCGCTGCCCAGAATTCCGATTGCCTGGTCACGAACTTCCCAGCCGTGGCAGTAGGGGCAGTGCAGCACGTCTTTGCCCCAGCGTTCACGCAGCCCTGAAACGGCAGGCAACTCGTCGATGAGTCCCGTGGTGACAAGCAGTCGACGTCCACGAACCACGGTGCCGTCATCTACGGCTACCTCGAAATCCGCATCGCTGCGCGTGATGCTGGTCGCTTTGCCATTCATCATCTGCCCGCCATAGGCAGCCACTTCGGCATGGCCGGCCCTCAGCAGCTCGAGCGGATTCATGCCATCCCGGCTGAGAAATCCGTGCACTCCGGCGGCCGGCGCATTGCGCGGTTCGCCTGCATCGATCACAGCAACGGACCGTCGGGAGCGACCGAGCGTCATCGCCGCACTGAGACCGGCCGCCCCGCCGCCAACAATTACTACGTCATACATATCGCCAACTACCTCCGTTATCGCGGCCCCGTACCCCTCGTGGCCTCTACATCGATAGTCCGTCAGCTCGGCATCGACTGGCAAGTTTAGTTGCCGAAGTGGCAAACTAGCGGGATGAGTGAATCAACCGAGCAGGTCCTCGACGCCGTCGGCCCGAGGTTAAAGGCGCTGCGCCTGCAACGGCGCGTAACCCTGGCGGACCTCTCGACGACCACGGGAATCTCGGTCAGCACGTTGTCCCGGCTGGAGTCCGGGCAGCGCAGGCCGAACCTGGAACTACTACTCCCCCTTGCCCGGGCACACGGAGTCCCGCTGGACGAGCTCGTCGGCGCACCGAACACCGGCGATCCGCGAATCCATCTGCGGCCAATAAGTCGCCACGGGCAGACGATCCTGCCACTGAGCCGAACCGGCGCCGGTGGCCTGCAGGCCTTCAAACACCTCATTTCCGCCGAGACACCGCAGGGCGAGCCCACCCCGCAGCGTCACGAGGGCTATGAATGGGTATACGTGCTTCGCGGCAAGCTGCGCCTCATCCTTGGCGAGCACGACATCATCCTGAGCTCGGGTGAGGCGGCCGAATTCGATACCCAGACACCGCACTGGTTCGGACGAGGAGGCACCGAGGCCGTGGAGTTCTTCAGCCTGTTCGGGCCGCAGGGGGAAAGAGTGCATGTCCGCGCCCGACCGGCGAAAAAGTAGAGCCTCTACCCCTTCTGCGGCCGGGACAGGATTGCATTCACCAGCGCGTCCAGCGGCTCTTTCGGCGCCAGCGGGTTCGTGAGCAGAACGAACTCCACGTCTCCAAGCTCAGGCAGGTTCGCCTGAACGGAAAGCTCAGCCAAGTCATCGGGAATCAGCGTCCGTGGGAACACAGCCACCCCGATGCCGGCGCGCACCGCGGCCAGAACACCGTTGACCTCACGGGTGCTGCAGGTAATTTTCCAGGTCCGACCCGCTGCTTCAAGCGCATCCATCGCCAGGGCTCGACTGAAGCTCCGATTGCGATACGCGATTAACGGCACCGGGCCATCTGCGGGAACTGTTGCCTGCGGAGTGCCCATCCACACCATGTGGTCGCGTCGAACGACGGTGCCTTCACCGCCGCCCGGCGACTGTTTCACGTAGATCAGGTCGAACTGCCCAGATTGCAGATTCCGATAGAGCGGTCCGCTCTGGGTCACGGTCAGCTCAAGGTTGATCTGCGGGTGCAGCTGCCGGAACTCCCGGAGGAACTTCGGCAACTGAGTAAGGGCGAGATCGTCTGCGCAGCCCAGCCGGATTCGGCCGCGCATTGCCGAACCGGAAAAGTAGCTATCCGCCTGGTCGTGCGCGGCGAGAATCGTCCGGGCAAATCCTGCCATCGCCTCGCCGTTGTCGGTAAGTGTCACGTCCCTGGTGTCCCGATGGACGAGTGCTCGTCCGGCGGCGACTTCGAGCTTTCGGATGTGCTGGCTGACGGTGGGCTGGCTGAGCCGCAACTGTCCAGCCGCCTTAGTGAAGCTCAGTGTCTGGGCGACTGCAAGAAACGTCCTGAGCAGTGTCGGATCGAACATCTTCGTCCTTTCATTACGTTTCTCAATAGTACTTATAGCCTCAATTTAGTTCACTAATAGCCCACTCCTCCTTAGACTTGGAGGCGGGAAGCCAACACGGCACGAAGTCCCCAATCTCCAATTCACCCCTACCCTGGAAAGAACCTTGGCCACCGCACGCCCAGCGTCAGCCCACCTGTCCGCCATCAAAACCGTTCCAATCCCGATCGTCACCGAACGCCCGCCACTGAGTGCCAGTTTCTCGGCCTTCTCCGTTCACAACTTCAGGGTCTTCGCCAGCTCGCAACTGGTCGCGAACACAGCGCTCTGGATGCAGAGAATCGCGCAGGACTGGCTGGTCAAGGACCTCACCGGCAGCGCTGCGGCCGTCGGGTTCACTGTGTTCATCCAGTTCCTGCCGATGCTCGTCCTCGGGCTGTATGGCGGCGTGATCGCGGACCGCTACTCCAAACGCACCCTGCTGATGATCACTCAGGGCACCGCCGCGCTCCTGGCCGCCGTCCTCTCTGTCCTGGCGCTCTCCGGCGGCGTGCAGGTCTGGCACGTCTACCTGGTAGCACTCCTGCTCGGTTTGGTGACCGTCGTCGACAATCCCACCCGCCAGGCATTTGTCACCGAACTCGTCGGCACCAGGCACCTGAAGAACGCCATCAGCATGAACTCGTCTATCTTCCAGATCGGCGGACTCATCGGCCCCGCTCTCAGCGGCGTGCTGATGGGCACGGTCGGTGCGGGATGGGCGTTTGCCCTCAACGCCATCGCCTGCCTCGGCGTCGTCGGGGCACTTACCCTCATGCGCACCGGCGAGCTGAACCGGATTGAACCTGCTCCCCGGGCCAGAGGTCAGCTCCGGGAAGGCCTGCGGTACGTGCTGAGCAAACCGGCGATTTTCTGGTCCGTCATCATGGCCGGGTTCATCGCCGTCTTCGCGATGGGAATGCCGGTTCTGCTCGTGGCCTTTGCCGATGACATTTTCAACACCGGCGCGAAGGGCTATGGGCTGTTCAATTCCCTGGTGGCCCTTGGCGCCCTGGCCGGCGCCCTGATATCGACCCGGATTTTCCGGGTGCGACTCCGGGCTGTCGTGCTCACCGCGCTCGGCTTCGGCCTGGCCGAGATCATCGCCAGCACCCTGACCGCTCACAACGCGTTCGCGAGCGCACTGATCGCCATCGGCTTGCTGAACCTGGTCTTCCTCACCAGCGCAAACTCCCTGGTGCAGATGTCGTCGAACGCCTCGATTCGCGGCCGGGTTATGTCCGTGTACATCTTGGTCCTGCTCGGCGGTCAGGCAATCGGCGGCCTGGTGATCGGCAACCTCAGCGAATGGCTCGGGCCCCAGGGGGCGATGACGATCGCCGGTGCCGTGCCGCTGCTGGCCGCGCTGACGATCGCCATCATCCTGTCGCGCAGCGGTCAGCTAAGGCTCCGGTTCAGCAGGCATCCGCGTGACCGTTTCATTGCCATCGTGCCGAGTTCGGCGGCGGGCGCGGCGGACGAACGCACAACAGTCAGCTGATGACGGCCGCGGTGATCTGGCTCAGCACACAGAGCCAACTGTCGTCGCGCCGCACGAAAACGTCCGTCGTCCACTCATCAGCGTCGAACTGCTCGCCCAGATAATGCGCCGTGTTCGTCACCCGGGCGGTGAAGATGGCGGTATCGCCGTAGACCTGAATCCTGGCCTCGCCCTGCTGGGCGAATGCCGAGTGGGTCAGGTCGCCGGAGGAAACCAGGGCCAGGAAGTCCACCCTGGATGAAATCCCCGAGTCAGAGACCATCACCCATTCCTCCGCCATGAACCCGGCGATCCGCTCGGCATCGTTGGCGATGATCGCCTCTGCCCAGCCGGCAGCGACAGCGAGCAGTTCTGATTCCGGCGGGTTCATCGTTCGCTCCTACGTTTGCAACTTCTCGACTAGTTTCGCAGGAAGAGCATCGTCAACTAAGCCAAGCTGGCCGCTGATCACGCCGAAATCCTGACCGGCAACCACGGTCACCACGGCATCGGAGCTCAACCGTTCGCTGTCCGCCGGGTCGACCACGACAACCGGCACCCGGATGTCATAAAGTTCGGCGGCGGCGATGGCGCCCAGGGCAATAATCGCGTCCGGCAGGCCAAGTACGATGCCAGCCGGTGCGACGCCGACCCGCACCAGCTCTGCCAAAACGCTTGACGATGACGACGAACCGCGGCCGCTCGGCATCACCAGGATCTTGCCGGAAAGCGAAGTGCCGCAGTCCGGATGGTGCCGATCGCTCACCGCCCCGGCATGATCCACCCCGCCCCAGAACGACAGGGGCTGCCCGAGCCGAACCACCTTCCCGCTCGCCTGACCCGGGCTCAGCGTCCGGCAGCGGATCTCACCAGGCGTCATCAACCATCAGCCTTCCGGCGCACGCCGAACGCACGCAATCCTCCAGCGACCCGAACGCAACGTCCACGCCGAGATTTGCCGGCGCGTAGTGCGCCCATTTGCCCGAGTTCGTCAGCACAGTCCGCGTGCCAGGTTTGAGGATCGGCGTCACATAGGTGCAGGTGTCGACCACGAGCCGTCCGCCCGCCCGTTCGATGACCTCGACATAGCCTGCCTCCTGCGCGAGCGCGTAGACAGCGCGGCCGGTCGAGATGTAGAAATCGACGCTCGGATGGATATCGCCGGAACGGACGAGTGCCTCGGCGGCGTCCCGGATCTCGGCCAATGAAGCATGCGGGGTGCCTACACTGACTGCGTCGAGTCGATCGCCGCTCGCGCTGGTCAGTTCCCGCCTGGCCGACCTGAGCATGTCTACAGTGACAGTCACCGTCAGCTCCGGCTCCTGGCCCTGCATCGCCACCGCCAGACTGGGCGCTTCCGGGGTCACGCCGACCACGTGGAACAGCGCCACCGAACCGGATGACGCGCTGGTCGAGCCGAGTGCCTTGAGCTGGTCTTCCGTGGTCGTGTCCGGCAGCCCGCTGAACACCGGCACCTTGCCTCCGCTGTGCAGGCCGGCCAGGTAGCCGAGCAGCGCGTATCCGATCTCGTTCTGGAACACCGCCGCGGGTAGGTCTTCGCAGTCGAAGAGAATCTCGGCTCGCCGGTTCTGGTCCAGATGCAGACCGGCCCTCGGCGCCTTGCCGGTGATTGCCGCACAGATGTCGAGAAAATCCCCGTACCGGTCAGTGCGTGCGCCGAA is part of the Saxibacter everestensis genome and harbors:
- a CDS encoding GntR family transcriptional regulator, translated to MSSNDSGARGPTRLRADRARVIADRLRQKVVGGAFASGVLPDEQVLAGEFEASRNAVREALRLLSAEGLVVRRPGLGTRVVARKFEHSLDRLAGLAETLTEQGTITNEVRTARLELPPPEVAARLGLVEGERALYLERLRTLAGQPLSLDLSYIVADIGIALLDEDLQSRDVFALIEETSGTSLGTAEVTVHAVNADVATASTLEIEPDAAVFQIDRLTRLADSRPVDLELIYLRGDRISLNSVLHRAAGPAASTP
- a CDS encoding sulfite exporter TauE/SafE family protein — its product is MTDPIVALVLLASFGLIAGIGITAVGPGGVLATVGLFLFTDLPPATVAGTAIVTHIATGSLGTFAYFRSGHLREANTRRIALILAGTALIGTPVGVLVNFVVPSKLFGILLGLFLTFIAVLTWLRHRNSSAEAQGHPRHSMSLLIGGGIAVAVASGMFGVGGPLLTVPLLVAIGTPMLPALAAAQAQSVIISGVGTVGYLSQGSIDWPLAIVVGVPELCGVLIGWKIARAVSPDQLRRVMIATLLAVVPFLAFHG
- a CDS encoding NAD(P)/FAD-dependent oxidoreductase, encoding MYDVVIVGGGAAGLSAAMTLGRSRRSVAVIDAGEPRNAPAAGVHGFLSRDGMNPLELLRAGHAEVAAYGGQMMNGKATSITRSDADFEVAVDDGTVVRGRRLLVTTGLIDELPAVSGLRERWGKDVLHCPYCHGWEVRDQAIGILGSGPMAVHQAQMFRQWSDNITLFLNTAPQPNDDEWEQLAARGISVVDGKVASLNVADDVLTGVVLDDGSTHPVQALAVAPRFMARADLLAGLGLQVADHPMGGCFVESDPNGLTTVPGVWVAGNVADLRAQVMGAAASGVQAAVAINSDLIAEDIDAAVATRLDNYSAKSEARNTERVLGDRRHGVESMVK
- a CDS encoding helix-turn-helix domain-containing protein; this encodes MSESTEQVLDAVGPRLKALRLQRRVTLADLSTTTGISVSTLSRLESGQRRPNLELLLPLARAHGVPLDELVGAPNTGDPRIHLRPISRHGQTILPLSRTGAGGLQAFKHLISAETPQGEPTPQRHEGYEWVYVLRGKLRLILGEHDIILSSGEAAEFDTQTPHWFGRGGTEAVEFFSLFGPQGERVHVRARPAKK
- a CDS encoding LysR family transcriptional regulator, yielding MFDPTLLRTFLAVAQTLSFTKAAGQLRLSQPTVSQHIRKLEVAAGRALVHRDTRDVTLTDNGEAMAGFARTILAAHDQADSYFSGSAMRGRIRLGCADDLALTQLPKFLREFRQLHPQINLELTVTQSGPLYRNLQSGQFDLIYVKQSPGGGEGTVVRRDHMVWMGTPQATVPADGPVPLIAYRNRSFSRALAMDALEAAGRTWKITCSTREVNGVLAAVRAGIGVAVFPRTLIPDDLAELSVQANLPELGDVEFVLLTNPLAPKEPLDALVNAILSRPQKG
- a CDS encoding MFS transporter, translating into MATARPASAHLSAIKTVPIPIVTERPPLSASFSAFSVHNFRVFASSQLVANTALWMQRIAQDWLVKDLTGSAAAVGFTVFIQFLPMLVLGLYGGVIADRYSKRTLLMITQGTAALLAAVLSVLALSGGVQVWHVYLVALLLGLVTVVDNPTRQAFVTELVGTRHLKNAISMNSSIFQIGGLIGPALSGVLMGTVGAGWAFALNAIACLGVVGALTLMRTGELNRIEPAPRARGQLREGLRYVLSKPAIFWSVIMAGFIAVFAMGMPVLLVAFADDIFNTGAKGYGLFNSLVALGALAGALISTRIFRVRLRAVVLTALGFGLAEIIASTLTAHNAFASALIAIGLLNLVFLTSANSLVQMSSNASIRGRVMSVYILVLLGGQAIGGLVIGNLSEWLGPQGAMTIAGAVPLLAALTIAIILSRSGQLRLRFSRHPRDRFIAIVPSSAAGAADERTTVS
- a CDS encoding nuclear transport factor 2 family protein, with amino-acid sequence MNPPESELLAVAAGWAEAIIANDAERIAGFMAEEWVMVSDSGISSRVDFLALVSSGDLTHSAFAQQGEARIQVYGDTAIFTARVTNTAHYLGEQFDADEWTTDVFVRRDDSWLCVLSQITAAVIS
- a CDS encoding aconitase X swivel domain-containing protein → MTPGEIRCRTLSPGQASGKVVRLGQPLSFWGGVDHAGAVSDRHHPDCGTSLSGKILVMPSGRGSSSSSSVLAELVRVGVAPAGIVLGLPDAIIALGAIAAAELYDIRVPVVVVDPADSERLSSDAVVTVVAGQDFGVISGQLGLVDDALPAKLVEKLQT
- a CDS encoding aconitase X catalytic domain-containing protein, producing the protein MRSSPVMLRLRDGEREMLAGDRGEAVAMAMRVVVSLARAREASELIDVTRAHIDSCLFHGRAGLDFARKLRDLGGQVAIPTTLNVGSLDLMHPDLIRDDPARYPGIKTEGRELMQTYLELGARPTWTCAPYHVESRPAFGEHIAWAESNAIVFANSVFGARTDRYGDFLDICAAITGKAPRAGLHLDQNRRAEILFDCEDLPAAVFQNEIGYALLGYLAGLHSGGKVPVFSGLPDTTTEDQLKALGSTSASSGSVALFHVVGVTPEAPSLAVAMQGQEPELTVTVTVDMLRSARRELTSASGDRLDAVSVGTPHASLAEIRDAAEALVRSGDIHPSVDFYISTGRAVYALAQEAGYVEVIERAGGRLVVDTCTYVTPILKPGTRTVLTNSGKWAHYAPANLGVDVAFGSLEDCVRSACAGRLMVDDAW